From the Jilunia laotingensis genome, the window CGAACTTTTAAAGAAGTATGATCTTCCATTCGATGTCATGTTGCCTTTGATAGATGAGACTGCCCGTAAGGTTCATCAACTAGAACCTAAGGATGCCCAGACCGGTCCGGCGATACGATATGATGCGAATGTGATCGACAATCATCTTAGTATGCTTGCCGATGATCCGGAGATGCAAAAACTCTACGAATTGATAAGTCGCAGTATCCATAACCGGACGAATTAGTTTAAACGTCTTGAAATAGATGTATCTGTAGGCTTTTCTTATATTTTATGCTTTTCTTTTTTATTTATTATATTCAATATACCAGATGAGTACCATTAATTACGATCTTAAAAAGATAAAAGCAATTGCTTTTGATGTAGATGGAGTGCTAAGTGCCGATATGGTGCCGTTGCATCCTTCAGGTGAACCGATGCGCACGGTTAACATCAAAGATGGATACGCCATTCAGTTGGCAGTCAAGCAAGGTTTGCGAATAGCCATTATTACCGGTGGACGTACGGAAGCGGTTCGGGTGCGTTTTTCTGCTTTAGGTGTGACAGATTTATATATGGGTTCGGCTGTGAAAATCCATGATTATCGGAAGTTTCGTGATCAATATGGGTTTAAAGATGAAGAGATCATGTATATGGGGGATGATATTCCCGATATTGAAGTGATGCGTGAATGTGGTTTGCCCAGTTGTCCGAAAGATGCGGCTCCAGAAGTGAGATCTGTAGCAAAGTATATTTCTCATGCGGCCGGAGGACATGGGTGTGGTCGTGATGTGATCGAACAGGTACTTAAAGTACATGGCAAATGGATGTCCGATGAAGCTTTCGGATGGTGATCGTCATATCAGGGGTTTTATAAAGTGTAATTTTAAACTTGAATATCTATAATATGCTTGATAACTTGAAGAAATTTAATGTTGTACTGGCTTCTAATTCTCCCCGTCGGAAAGAGCTGATGTCCGGTTTGGGGATAGATTATGTGGTGAAGACTTTGCCGGACGTGGATGAGTCTTATCCGGGCACATTGCGGGGAGAGGAGATACCGGCTTATATTTCCCGTGAAAAGGCAGATGCTTATAAAAAACTTATTCAGCCTGATGAACTATTAATTACGGCCGATACCATAGTATGGTTGGACGGTGAAGTTCTTGGGAAACCTAAAGACAAGGAAGATGCT encodes:
- a CDS encoding KdsC family phosphatase codes for the protein MSTINYDLKKIKAIAFDVDGVLSADMVPLHPSGEPMRTVNIKDGYAIQLAVKQGLRIAIITGGRTEAVRVRFSALGVTDLYMGSAVKIHDYRKFRDQYGFKDEEIMYMGDDIPDIEVMRECGLPSCPKDAAPEVRSVAKYISHAAGGHGCGRDVIEQVLKVHGKWMSDEAFGW